DNA from Pelagibacterium nitratireducens:
TCGCGCCGCACGGCAGAGGCCAACCAGTACCGCAGCCGCTACAATGGTTGCGACGCGGCTGTCGATCTGGCCATCCAGTATACCGATGCCGCGGTGCGCGATCTGGGCCGGCGGCACGCCACCCAGCTTCCCGAGGCCATTGCCAACGAATTGGCCGGGCTGACCGTGGGGCAGATTTCGAGCCCGCGTGTCGTCGAGAACGGCGTTTCGATGCTGGCGATCTGTGAAAAGGCCGAAGCGGAGGATCTGACCTTCCTGACCGAAGAGCTGCGCCAGGAAGCAGGCACGGACGCCTTGCAGGCGGAAGCCGAAGCCTATCTGGGCCGTTTGCGCTCCAGCGCTTCGATCATCCGCCGCTAGCAGGCGAGGAACCGTGACCCCGCTTGCGCTCACCATGGGCGAACCGGCCGGTATCGGTCCCGACCTGATCCTGCAACTCTACGCCGACCGGCGGTCCCTCGGGCTGCCGGTCTTTGCCGTTTACGGGCATGCCGGGTTCCTCGCGGCGCGAGCCGATCGGCTGGGCCTCGATATCGAAATCAGGGCGGTGGCGCCCCAAGATACGACGGCGACTTTCGAGAGCGCCCTGCCGGTGATCGATATTGCCGGGGACGTCGGGGACACGCCCGGCGAGCCTGATCCCAACACGGCGCCGGTTGTGGTGGGGGCCATTGCCCAGGCCGTCGAGGCCGTGCGGACCGGGATATTCCGTGGGATGGTTACGGCGCCCATCCACAAGGCGGCACTTTATGGGGCGGGGTTCGAATATCCCGGCCATACCGAGTTTCTGGCGGCGCTCTGTGCCGAGGACGATGCCGTCCCCCTGCCCGTGATGATGCTTGCCCATGACGATCTGCGCACGGTGCCGCTGACCATTCACATTCCGCTGGCCGAGGTTCCGGGACAGATCACGCACGAATTGATCCTTGAAACGATCCGGGTGATCGCGCGCGATCTTTCGGCGCGGTTCGGCATTGCCAAGCCCAGCATCGGGGTGGCGGGGCTCAACCCGCATGCGGGGGAAGACGGGATGATCGGGAGCGAAGAGGTCGATACGATCATTCCGGCACTGGCCGCCCTGCGCCGGGAGGGAATCGACGTGTTCGGACCGCTTTCCGCCGATACGCTTTTCTATCCACCGCACTGGCGCAATTATGATTGCGTGGTGGCGATGTATCACGATCAGGCGCTGATCCCGATCAAGACCGTGGCGTTCGATGCGGGGGTCAATGTGACGCTCGGGCTGCCGATCGTGCGCACATCGCCCGACCATGGCACTGCGTTCTCGCTGGCGGGCACGGGCAAGGCTTCGCACAATTCCATGCTGGCGGCGATACGGTTGGCGGACGCGATTTCATGAGTCAGATCGATGGTTTACCGCCGCTTCGTGAAGTGATCGCGGAGCATGACCTGCGCGCGAAAAAGGAGCTGGGGCAGAATTTCCTGCTCGATCTGAACCTGACGGCACGGATCGCGCGCAGCGCCGGCGATCTGACCGAT
Protein-coding regions in this window:
- the pdxA gene encoding 4-hydroxythreonine-4-phosphate dehydrogenase PdxA, which gives rise to MGEPAGIGPDLILQLYADRRSLGLPVFAVYGHAGFLAARADRLGLDIEIRAVAPQDTTATFESALPVIDIAGDVGDTPGEPDPNTAPVVVGAIAQAVEAVRTGIFRGMVTAPIHKAALYGAGFEYPGHTEFLAALCAEDDAVPLPVMMLAHDDLRTVPLTIHIPLAEVPGQITHELILETIRVIARDLSARFGIAKPSIGVAGLNPHAGEDGMIGSEEVDTIIPALAALRREGIDVFGPLSADTLFYPPHWRNYDCVVAMYHDQALIPIKTVAFDAGVNVTLGLPIVRTSPDHGTAFSLAGTGKASHNSMLAAIRLADAIS